A genomic segment from Aegilops tauschii subsp. strangulata cultivar AL8/78 chromosome 1, Aet v6.0, whole genome shotgun sequence encodes:
- the LOC109746693 gene encoding uncharacterized protein, producing MKLQVATVASFLLVALAATAQAVTFDASNKASGTSGGRRFNQAVGLPYSKKVLSDASAFIWKTFNQRAAGDRKPVDAVTLVVEDISGVAFTSANGIHLSAQYVGGISGDVKKEVTGVLYHEATHVWQWNGQGRANGGLIEGIADYVRLKAGFAPGHWVRPGQGDRWDQGYDVTARFLDYCDSLKPGFVAQLNAKMKSGYTDDFFAQILGKNVQQLWKDYKAKFRG from the coding sequence ATGAAGCTTCAGGTAGCCACAGTCGCCTCCTTCCTCCTGGTGGCCTTGGCCGCGACGGCCCAGGCCGTGACGTTCGACGCGTCGAACAAGGCGTCGGGCACCTCCGGCGGCCGGCGGTTCAACCAGGCCGTCGGCCTCCCGTACTCCAAGAAGGTCCTCTCCGACGCCTCTGCCTTCATCTGGAAAACCTTCAACCAGCGCGCCGCCGGCGACCGCAAGCCTGTCGATGCCGTCACCCTCGTCGTCGAGGACATCAGCGGCGTCGCCTTCACCAGCGCCAACGGCATCCACCTCAGCGCCCAGTACGTTGGCGGCATCTCCGGCGACGTCAAGAAGGAGGTGACCGGCGTGCTGTACCACGAGGCGACGCACGTGTGGCAGTGGAACGGGCAGGGCAGGGCGAACGGCGGGCTCATCGAGGGCATCGCCGACTACGTGCGGCTCAAGGCCGGGTTCGCGCCGGGGCACTGGGTGCGGCCGGGGCAGGGCGACCGGTGGGATCAGGGGTACGACGTCACGGCGAGGTTCCTGGACTACTGCGACTCGCTCAAGCCCGGGTTCGTCGCGCAGCTCAACGCCAAGATGAAGAGTGGGTACACCGACGACTTCTTCGCGCAGATTCTCGGGAAGAATGTTCAGCAGCTGTGGAAGGACTACAAAGCCAAGTTTAGAGGCTGA